Proteins encoded together in one Bacteroides ovatus window:
- a CDS encoding ATP-binding protein: MTQFTEEEKTIRRIERRFNKGVVQYGLIEEGDKILIGLSGGKDSLALVELLGRRARIYKPRFSVVAVHVVMKNIPYQSDTEYLKAHCETYGVLFVQYETAFDPATDTRKSPCFLCSWNRRKALFTVAKEHGCNKIALGHHMDDILETLLMNITYQGAFSTMPPRLVMKKFDMTIIRPMCLVHEADLVELAALRHYQKQVKNCPYESQSSRSDMKGILRQLEAMNPEARYSLWGSMTNVQEDLLPDKID, from the coding sequence ATGACACAATTTACGGAAGAAGAGAAAACCATTCGCCGCATTGAACGGCGGTTTAATAAAGGAGTGGTGCAATATGGATTGATAGAAGAAGGAGACAAAATCCTTATCGGACTATCGGGAGGAAAAGATTCGTTGGCGCTTGTGGAACTGTTGGGGAGACGCGCACGTATCTATAAACCTCGCTTTTCTGTCGTTGCCGTCCATGTAGTGATGAAGAATATTCCTTATCAGAGTGATACGGAATATTTGAAAGCGCACTGTGAGACGTATGGAGTTCTCTTTGTGCAGTATGAGACAGCTTTTGATCCTGCTACCGACACACGTAAATCTCCCTGCTTCCTCTGTTCATGGAACCGTCGGAAAGCCCTGTTCACAGTTGCTAAGGAACACGGATGCAATAAAATCGCTCTCGGTCACCATATGGATGATATTTTGGAAACTTTATTGATGAATATCACTTATCAGGGAGCTTTCAGTACAATGCCGCCCCGGTTGGTGATGAAGAAGTTTGATATGACAATTATTCGTCCGATGTGTCTGGTTCATGAAGCCGATTTGGTAGAATTGGCAGCTTTGCGTCATTATCAGAAGCAAGTGAAGAATTGTCCTTATGAATCGCAGTCCAGCCGGAGTGATATGAAAGGTATTTTGAGGCAACTGGAAGCGATGAACCCGGAGGCGCGTTACAGTCTTTGGGGAAGTATGACCAATGTACAGGAAGATTTATTACCGGATAAAATAGATTAA
- a CDS encoding DMT family protein — translation MKGFYTILLLIVSNVFMTFAWYGHLKMKQEYSWFAALPLIGVIAFSWAIAFFEYSCQIPANRIGFIGNGGPFSLMQLKVIQEVITLVIFTVFTTIFFKGEALHWNHLAAFICLIAAVYFVFMK, via the coding sequence ATGAAAGGATTCTATACCATTTTGTTGCTGATCGTATCTAATGTCTTTATGACATTTGCTTGGTACGGACATTTAAAGATGAAACAGGAGTACAGTTGGTTCGCAGCTCTTCCGCTGATTGGTGTGATTGCGTTCAGCTGGGCGATCGCCTTTTTTGAATATTCCTGTCAGATACCGGCCAATCGTATTGGCTTTATAGGCAATGGAGGCCCGTTTTCATTGATGCAACTAAAAGTCATTCAAGAGGTAATAACACTTGTTATTTTTACAGTGTTCACTACCATCTTCTTTAAAGGTGAGGCTTTACATTGGAATCATCTGGCTGCATTTATTTGTCTGATTGCAGCAGTGTATTTCGTGTTTATGAAATAA
- a CDS encoding efflux RND transporter permease subunit: protein MIKKGFLERIPSFSLILIMTVLMVIGAALIPMLRIAYKPTPKQGDELNVSFNWPGASPRVIEQEITSKIEGMVSSVVGVEKTSSTSSYGSGNVVIKLKENANISAVRFEISSLLKQVAGKLPEGAGYPSLSGGDVGSGMKQSSRQVLSYIINADMDPAYIQNYVERNIKPYLTQIDYVREITVSGAPQTYLDIEYDPIELHNYGLESSIITSGLQNFLGQQSIVGDIDRIDRNGNKERITLLLETEALGSDIGKTPLTTINGKIIYLDNIAKLDYKKRREDNFYRINGLNTINLSISADADVNIITASAELRKRMEEVQANLSDGFYVSLTNDEAKEVREEVNKLIKRTFLSLLFLFLFIWISSRSGRYLSIIAVSLFANVLIAVIFFYLFDIELNLISLAGVAVSFGIMIDTTIVMVDHYSYYRNRSVFIAILAALLTTIGSLVVIFFMPDYVKETLNDFATIIIINLCVALFVALFFVPAIIDRNGLNRRQEKKHYRRCRRIIKWNKFYNGYITFTQKRKWIYITILVLAFDIPLNLLPQKLDQPYYLYGNKGKPELKWYEVLYNKTIGSEFYQNKLRQPLEKITGGTLHLFSSTQSSRTFTQSDPGVKLYISAKLTEKGDAEELNQKMWQMDHFLAEYKEIERFVTQVKGESGTIEVEFTDEYKYGAFPRHLESQVIKKALSIGGVDWSTTGVSEKRFSNSLTQRQGSHRIGLSGYNYDQLYKHAETIVEKIKKNKRVTNIGIELGGSGDWASQDNMADEMYIKYDMKKITLYDLNLNQGYSALSALLNEGAIGTYRNKDQYIAIDYHSTQRDKFDVWHLMNSYINVGDNPIRYSHIGEIGRRSTSIQITKNNQVYSLDVSFDYMGPTELSDSFIKKTTEEVNATLPVGFRTTNTSYGWYNDRGTQYWLILLIVVIIFFTCSILFESLRQPLVIISLIPISFIGTFLTFYFSRINFGTGGFASLVLLSGLVVNAAIYVINEYNAIRNNHPDRAKRISPVRLYVKAYNHKIIAVLLTVLSTVLGLVPFLIDGPQAEAFWFSFAIGTMGGLLFSMIALVFFMPILMPLFHKHEIHCCNQTNKCSQMIPM, encoded by the coding sequence ATGATAAAGAAAGGTTTTTTAGAGCGAATCCCCAGCTTTTCCCTCATCCTAATTATGACAGTATTGATGGTGATTGGGGCAGCCCTGATACCGATGCTGAGGATCGCTTATAAACCCACTCCCAAACAGGGGGATGAATTAAACGTCTCGTTCAATTGGCCAGGGGCGTCACCTCGTGTGATTGAACAGGAGATCACCTCTAAAATAGAAGGAATGGTCTCGTCAGTGGTCGGTGTCGAGAAAACGTCCTCTACCTCCTCCTACGGAAGTGGAAATGTGGTAATCAAACTGAAAGAGAATGCCAACATATCTGCCGTCCGTTTTGAAATATCTTCCCTGTTGAAACAAGTAGCCGGAAAGTTACCTGAGGGAGCCGGCTATCCCTCTTTGTCGGGAGGAGATGTCGGAAGCGGCATGAAACAGAGCTCCAGACAAGTTTTGTCTTATATCATCAATGCGGATATGGATCCGGCTTATATTCAGAATTATGTGGAGAGAAATATCAAGCCCTACCTGACACAGATTGATTATGTGCGCGAGATCACTGTTTCGGGAGCACCTCAAACTTATCTGGATATTGAGTATGACCCGATAGAGTTACATAATTACGGTTTAGAATCCAGTATAATCACATCAGGACTTCAAAACTTTTTAGGGCAACAATCTATTGTAGGAGATATTGACCGGATCGACCGCAACGGTAATAAAGAACGTATCACACTACTTCTGGAGACTGAAGCACTCGGATCTGATATTGGAAAAACGCCACTAACCACCATCAATGGCAAAATCATCTATTTGGATAATATTGCTAAATTAGATTATAAGAAACGGCGGGAAGACAATTTTTACCGCATCAACGGTCTGAATACAATCAATCTAAGTATATCAGCCGATGCTGATGTGAATATCATCACAGCTTCCGCCGAACTGCGTAAGCGGATGGAAGAGGTACAAGCCAATCTTTCAGATGGATTCTATGTCTCTCTGACTAATGATGAGGCTAAAGAGGTGCGTGAAGAGGTCAACAAACTGATAAAGCGAACATTCCTATCGCTACTATTTCTTTTTCTATTCATCTGGATATCAAGCCGAAGCGGTCGTTATCTATCCATTATCGCTGTGTCACTCTTTGCCAATGTGCTGATAGCAGTTATCTTCTTCTATCTGTTTGACATAGAGTTGAATTTAATCTCGTTAGCCGGTGTTGCCGTATCATTCGGAATAATGATTGATACCACCATTGTGATGGTGGATCACTACAGTTATTACCGCAATAGAAGTGTCTTTATTGCTATCTTGGCGGCACTGCTCACCACAATCGGATCATTAGTGGTTATCTTTTTTATGCCCGACTATGTAAAGGAAACGCTGAATGATTTTGCAACCATTATTATTATCAATCTCTGTGTTGCCCTGTTTGTAGCCTTGTTTTTTGTACCGGCAATAATTGATCGCAACGGTCTGAACCGCCGCCAAGAGAAAAAGCACTATCGTCGCTGTCGTAGAATCATAAAATGGAATAAATTCTACAATGGCTATATTACCTTTACTCAAAAACGGAAATGGATCTACATCACAATTCTGGTGTTGGCATTTGACATTCCATTGAACCTGTTGCCACAAAAATTGGATCAGCCTTATTATTTATATGGCAATAAAGGAAAGCCAGAGCTCAAATGGTACGAAGTGCTATACAATAAGACAATCGGCAGCGAATTTTATCAAAACAAATTGCGCCAGCCGCTTGAGAAGATAACAGGTGGAACCCTACATCTATTCTCATCCACTCAATCCTCCCGCACATTTACGCAGAGTGACCCTGGTGTAAAACTTTATATATCGGCCAAACTGACCGAAAAAGGCGATGCGGAAGAATTGAATCAAAAGATGTGGCAAATGGATCACTTTCTGGCAGAATATAAAGAGATCGAACGATTTGTGACCCAAGTGAAAGGAGAAAGTGGTACTATTGAAGTAGAGTTCACCGATGAGTACAAGTATGGGGCATTCCCACGACACTTGGAGTCGCAAGTGATAAAAAAAGCGCTATCAATAGGTGGTGTAGACTGGAGCACAACAGGGGTAAGTGAGAAAAGATTCTCTAACTCACTCACACAGAGACAAGGATCACACCGCATCGGACTAAGCGGTTATAACTATGACCAACTTTACAAACATGCTGAAACGATAGTCGAAAAGATCAAAAAGAATAAAAGGGTTACTAATATCGGTATCGAGTTAGGAGGTTCCGGCGATTGGGCCAGTCAGGACAATATGGCTGATGAGATGTATATCAAATATGATATGAAAAAAATCACACTCTATGATCTGAATCTCAACCAAGGGTACTCTGCACTGTCTGCACTGCTCAACGAAGGGGCAATAGGCACTTATCGCAATAAAGACCAGTACATAGCCATTGATTACCACTCTACACAACGTGATAAATTTGATGTATGGCATTTGATGAACAGCTATATAAATGTAGGAGACAACCCGATCCGCTACTCTCATATCGGAGAGATCGGCCGGCGTTCTACCAGCATTCAAATTACCAAAAACAATCAAGTGTACTCGCTTGATGTGTCATTTGATTATATGGGACCGACTGAACTGTCCGATTCATTCATCAAGAAAACGACCGAAGAAGTGAATGCTACTCTGCCGGTAGGTTTTCGCACAACCAATACAAGTTACGGATGGTATAATGACAGGGGAACGCAATATTGGCTGATTCTGCTAATTGTTGTCATTATCTTCTTCACTTGTTCGATCTTGTTTGAGTCGCTACGCCAACCACTTGTGATTATATCGCTGATTCCTATATCATTTATTGGGACTTTTTTGACATTCTATTTTTCCCGGATTAATTTTGGAACAGGAGGTTTTGCATCATTGGTTTTATTGAGTGGATTGGTGGTTAATGCCGCGATTTATGTCATAAACGAGTACAACGCCATTCGTAATAATCATCCCGACCGAGCTAAACGAATTTCTCCCGTAAGACTCTATGTAAAGGCTTATAACCATAAGATTATCGCGGTCTTACTGACAGTATTATCTACTGTACTGGGATTAGTTCCGTTCTTGATTGATGGTCCACAGGCAGAAGCATTTTGGTTCTCCTTTGCAATCGGCACTATGGGAGGCCTACTGTTTTCAATGATCGCATTGGTGTTCTTTATGCCAATATTGATGCCGTTATTTCATAAACACGAAATACACTGCTGCAATCAGACAAATAAATGCAGCCAGATGATTCCAATGTAA
- a CDS encoding tetratricopeptide repeat protein: MKGKYILFLICSLFLCEVSAQTLEQARTLFTKGEYEQAKPVFKKYTKSQPSNGNYNYWYGVCCLKTGEAEEAVKPLEIAVKKRITGGQLYLGQAYNETYRFEDAVNCFEEYIADLSKRKKPTEEAEKLLEKSKSDLRMLKGVEEVCIIDSFVVDKATFLNAYKISEESGKLFTFNEFFKTEGDHPGTVYETEIGNKIYYSEKGEKGNLDIFSKNKLLNEWSDGRPLPGSINASGNANYPFVLSDGVTVYYASDGEGLGGYDIFVTRYNTNTDTYLVPENVGMPFNSPYNDYMYVIDEYNNLGWFASDRFQPEGKVCIYVFIPNTSKQTYNYEAMEQQQIIRLAQIHSLKETWKDKQAVTEALQRLEAAISHKPKERRAMDFEFVIDDHTTYYLMSDFKSAKAKTLFQRYQQMEKDYYQQEEKLNSLRQQYAGANQQGKAKMAPAILDLEKRILQMSEELDALEVNVRNAEKTK; this comes from the coding sequence ATGAAAGGAAAATATATTCTATTTTTAATTTGCAGCCTCTTCCTTTGCGAAGTCTCTGCACAAACGTTGGAACAGGCACGCACCTTATTTACCAAAGGTGAGTACGAACAAGCCAAACCAGTTTTTAAGAAGTATACTAAATCACAACCGTCGAACGGGAATTATAATTATTGGTATGGCGTATGTTGCCTGAAAACCGGAGAGGCAGAAGAGGCGGTGAAACCTCTTGAAATAGCGGTAAAGAAACGTATCACCGGTGGACAACTCTATTTGGGACAAGCATATAATGAGACGTACCGCTTCGAAGATGCCGTGAACTGCTTTGAAGAATACATCGCAGACTTAAGTAAACGCAAGAAACCGACGGAAGAAGCGGAGAAACTTCTGGAGAAAAGCAAATCTGACCTTCGTATGTTGAAGGGGGTTGAGGAAGTATGTATCATCGACAGTTTCGTTGTGGACAAAGCAACTTTCCTGAACGCTTACAAGATCAGCGAAGAATCGGGCAAACTGTTTACTTTCAATGAATTCTTCAAGACAGAAGGAGATCATCCGGGAACTGTTTATGAAACAGAAATCGGAAATAAAATTTATTATAGCGAAAAGGGCGAGAAAGGTAATCTTGATATCTTTTCAAAGAACAAGTTGTTGAATGAATGGAGTGACGGACGTCCGTTACCGGGTAGTATCAATGCTTCCGGGAATGCGAATTATCCGTTTGTTCTATCGGATGGAGTCACCGTTTATTACGCCAGCGATGGCGAGGGACTGGGTGGCTATGATATTTTTGTCACTCGCTACAACACGAATACCGACACTTATCTTGTTCCGGAGAATGTGGGTATGCCGTTCAACTCGCCGTACAACGATTATATGTACGTCATTGATGAATACAACAACCTCGGATGGTTTGCTTCCGACCGTTTCCAACCGGAAGGAAAGGTATGCATTTATGTATTCATTCCTAACACTTCCAAACAGACTTATAATTATGAAGCAATGGAGCAGCAACAGATCATTCGTCTGGCGCAGATTCATTCGCTAAAAGAAACCTGGAAGGATAAACAAGCGGTTACCGAAGCACTGCAACGATTGGAAGCTGCTATCAGTCATAAACCCAAAGAACGCCGTGCCATGGATTTTGAGTTTGTCATTGACGACCATACGACTTACTATCTGATGAGCGACTTTAAATCCGCAAAAGCCAAGACACTTTTCCAACGCTATCAGCAGATGGAAAAAGACTATTATCAACAAGAAGAAAAGCTGAACAGCCTTCGTCAACAATATGCCGGTGCCAACCAACAGGGAAAAGCAAAAATGGCTCCTGCCATTCTCGACCTTGAAAAGCGGATACTGCAAATGTCCGAAGAACTGGATGCTCTCGAAGTGAATGTACGTAATGCAGAAAAAACAAAATAA
- the floA gene encoding flotillin-like protein FloA (flotillin-like protein involved in membrane lipid rafts), protein METSLYLPILLIVGGIIFLILFFHYVPFFLWLSAKVSGVNISLIQLFLMRIRNVPPYIIVPGMIEAHKAGLKNITRDELEAHYLAGGHVEKVVHALVSASKANIELSFQMATAIDLAGRDVFEAVQMSVNPKVIDTPPVTAVAKDGIQLIAKARVTVRASIKQLVGGAGEDTILARVGEGIVSSIGSSENHKSVLENPDSISKLVLRKGLDAGTAFEILSIDIADIDIGKNIGAALQIDQANADKNIAQAKAEERRAMAVASEQEMKAKAQEARAKVIEAEAEVPKAMAEAFRSGNLGIMDYYRMKNIEADTSMRENIAKPTTGNAGNQPLSK, encoded by the coding sequence ATGGAAACATCCTTGTACTTACCTATACTTCTGATTGTTGGAGGTATTATTTTCCTAATACTATTTTTCCATTATGTGCCGTTCTTTTTATGGTTGTCGGCCAAAGTATCAGGTGTCAACATCTCGTTGATACAACTATTTCTGATGCGTATACGTAATGTTCCGCCATATATCATTGTGCCGGGAATGATCGAGGCCCACAAAGCTGGATTAAAAAACATAACCCGTGATGAACTGGAGGCCCATTATCTGGCGGGAGGACATGTGGAAAAAGTAGTCCATGCCTTAGTATCTGCATCGAAGGCGAATATCGAATTGTCATTTCAAATGGCAACTGCTATCGACCTTGCAGGACGTGATGTATTCGAAGCAGTGCAAATGTCTGTAAATCCTAAAGTTATTGACACCCCTCCTGTTACAGCCGTTGCCAAAGATGGTATTCAGCTGATAGCTAAAGCCAGAGTAACAGTACGTGCCAGTATCAAACAATTGGTCGGTGGTGCAGGTGAAGATACGATCCTTGCCCGTGTAGGCGAAGGTATCGTTTCGTCTATCGGTTCTTCTGAAAACCATAAATCGGTATTGGAGAATCCGGATTCTATCTCTAAACTTGTACTTCGTAAAGGTCTGGACGCAGGAACTGCTTTCGAGATCCTGTCTATTGATATTGCGGACATCGACATAGGTAAGAACATCGGTGCGGCTCTGCAAATCGATCAGGCTAATGCAGATAAGAATATTGCACAGGCAAAAGCTGAAGAGCGCCGTGCTATGGCAGTAGCTTCCGAACAGGAAATGAAAGCAAAAGCACAGGAAGCTCGTGCAAAAGTGATTGAGGCAGAAGCTGAAGTTCCTAAAGCAATGGCTGAAGCTTTCCGCAGTGGAAACTTAGGCATCATGGATTATTACCGTATGAAGAATATCGAAGCTGATACTTCCATGCGTGAGAATATCGCCAAGCCTACAACAGGCAATGCTGGCAATCAGCCATTGAGCAAATAA
- a CDS encoding NfeD family protein, which translates to MDILIIAVLIIAAVILFLVELFVIPGISLAGISALVCILYANYYAFDNLGMAGGFVTLGISAVACIGSLIWFMRSKMLDKLALKKDIDSKVDRSAEDSVKVGDTGISTTRLAQIGYAEINGKIVEVKSIDGFLNEKTSIIVSRITDGTIMVEKHKE; encoded by the coding sequence ATGGATATACTCATTATCGCCGTTCTCATTATTGCCGCAGTCATACTGTTTCTGGTAGAACTGTTCGTCATCCCGGGCATTAGCCTGGCCGGAATTTCTGCATTGGTTTGCATCCTGTATGCCAACTACTATGCGTTCGACAATTTAGGTATGGCAGGAGGATTTGTCACTCTTGGCATATCAGCGGTTGCCTGCATCGGATCACTGATTTGGTTTATGCGATCGAAGATGCTGGACAAACTGGCGTTGAAAAAAGATATCGATTCAAAAGTAGACCGTAGCGCAGAAGATAGCGTCAAAGTGGGTGATACAGGAATCAGTACTACCCGCCTGGCACAAATCGGTTATGCCGAGATTAACGGAAAAATTGTAGAGGTAAAGTCAATAGACGGATTCCTCAATGAGAAGACTTCGATAATCGTAAGCCGCATCACCGACGGTACAATCATGGTTGAGAAACACAAAGAATAA
- a CDS encoding nucleoside phosphorylase: MKKYFPSSELIINEDGSVFHLHVKPEWLADKVILVGDPGRVALVASHFENKECEVESREFKTITGTYKGKRITVVSTGIGCDNIDIVMNELDALANIDFVTREEKDQFRQLELVRIGTCGGLQPNTPVGTFVCSQKSIGFDGLLNFYAGRNAVCDLPFERAFLNHMGWSGNMCAPAPYVIDASEELIDRIAKDDMVRGVTIAAGGFFGPQGRELRIPLADPKQNDKIEAFEYKGYKITNFEMESSALAGLSRLMGHKAMTVCMVIANRLIKEANTGYKNTIDTLIKTVLDRI; encoded by the coding sequence ATGAAAAAGTACTTTCCATCCTCTGAATTGATAATCAATGAAGACGGTTCAGTATTCCATCTTCACGTAAAACCCGAATGGTTGGCAGATAAAGTAATCCTGGTAGGTGACCCCGGACGTGTAGCACTCGTAGCTTCTCATTTCGAAAACAAAGAATGTGAAGTGGAAAGCCGCGAATTCAAAACTATCACGGGTACTTACAAAGGTAAACGAATTACGGTAGTCTCTACAGGAATCGGTTGCGATAACATCGACATCGTAATGAATGAATTGGATGCACTCGCCAATATCGACTTTGTCACCCGCGAAGAAAAGGATCAGTTCCGCCAACTGGAATTAGTGCGTATCGGCACATGTGGCGGTCTGCAACCCAATACGCCTGTCGGAACTTTTGTCTGTTCACAAAAGTCCATCGGTTTCGATGGGTTACTGAATTTCTATGCCGGACGTAATGCCGTATGCGATTTGCCTTTCGAACGTGCTTTCCTCAATCACATGGGTTGGTCGGGAAATATGTGCGCTCCTGCTCCTTACGTCATTGATGCCAGTGAAGAATTGATCGACCGGATCGCCAAAGATGACATGGTACGTGGAGTGACAATCGCTGCCGGAGGTTTCTTCGGTCCCCAAGGACGTGAACTGCGTATCCCGTTAGCAGACCCGAAACAGAATGATAAGATTGAAGCGTTCGAATATAAAGGTTACAAAATTACCAACTTCGAAATGGAAAGTTCGGCTTTGGCAGGACTTAGCCGGTTGATGGGACACAAGGCAATGACCGTCTGCATGGTGATAGCCAACCGACTTATCAAAGAGGCCAACACCGGATATAAAAATACAATCGATACGCTGATTAAGACAGTACTTGACAGAATATAA
- a CDS encoding NAD(P)-dependent oxidoreductase translates to MEKVKKIVLIGASGFVGSALLNEALNRGFEVTAVVRHPEKIKIENENLKVVKADVSALDEVAAVCKGADAVISAFNPGWNNPDIYDETIKVYLTIIDGVKKAGVNRFLMVGGAGSLFIAPGLRLMDSGEVPENILPGVKALGEFYLNFLKKEKEIDWVFFSPAADMRPGVRTGRYRLGKDDMIVDIVGNSHISVEDYAAAMIDELEYPKHHQERFTIGY, encoded by the coding sequence ATGGAGAAAGTGAAAAAGATAGTCCTTATCGGGGCAAGCGGCTTTGTGGGCTCTGCCCTTCTGAATGAAGCATTGAATCGTGGTTTCGAAGTTACGGCAGTGGTTCGTCATCCGGAAAAGATAAAGATAGAGAATGAAAATCTGAAAGTGGTGAAAGCCGATGTCTCCGCGCTTGATGAAGTGGCTGCCGTTTGTAAAGGTGCAGATGCGGTTATTAGTGCATTCAATCCGGGATGGAATAATCCTGATATATACGATGAAACAATCAAAGTTTATCTGACCATTATTGATGGAGTGAAGAAAGCGGGTGTTAATCGCTTTTTGATGGTGGGCGGTGCCGGTTCTTTGTTTATCGCTCCGGGCTTGCGTCTGATGGATTCCGGTGAAGTACCCGAAAATATATTGCCGGGGGTGAAAGCTCTAGGAGAGTTTTATCTGAACTTTTTAAAGAAAGAAAAAGAAATAGACTGGGTATTTTTCTCTCCGGCAGCGGATATGCGTCCGGGAGTACGTACAGGACGTTATCGGTTGGGAAAAGATGATATGATTGTAGATATTGTAGGAAACAGCCATATCTCTGTTGAAGATTATGCCGCCGCCATGATTGATGAGCTGGAATATCCGAAACATCATCAGGAGAGATTTACGATTGGTTATTAA